A single Phragmites australis chromosome 4, lpPhrAust1.1, whole genome shotgun sequence DNA region contains:
- the LOC133917051 gene encoding psbP-like protein 1, chloroplastic isoform X1 gives MATAVPAASLPLPRRASSPAAARRPGTPSLRKRHCAARPVAAACSPPRQHNNEEEGSGRRQVLVAGAAAGAAFLSRPNPAAFAAEAKKGFTPVTDKKVGYSFLYPFGWQEVAVQGQDKVYKDVIEPLESVSINTISTSKQDIRELGPPDKVAEALIKKVLAPPSQKTKLIEAKENEVDGRAYYTFEFTAQAPNFTRHALGAIAIANGKFYTLTTGANERRWDKMKDRLHTVVDSFRIENRI, from the exons ATGGCCACGGCCGTgcccgccgcctccctcccgcTTCCTCGGCGGgcctcctcccccgccgccgcacgcCGTCCCGGGACCCCATCGCTCCGCAAGCGGCATTGCGCCGCCAGGCCTGTCGCCGCCGCCTGCAGCCCTCCGCGGCAGCACAACAACG AGGAGGAGGGCTCCGGGCGGCGGCAGGTGCTTGTGGCAGGGGCCGCCGCGGGTGCCGCGTTTCTGTCTCGTCCTAATCCGGCAGCAT TCGCAGCAGAGGCTAAGAAAGGGTTCACGCCTGTCACCGACAAGAAGGTCGGCTACTCCTTCCTCTACCCGTTCGGATGGCAG GAAGTGGCCGTGCAAGGGCAAGATAAGGTGTACAAAGATGTGATAGAGCCTCTGGAGAGTGTGAGCATCAACACTATTTCCACCAGCAAGCAGGATATCCGTGAGCTGGGTCCTCCGGATAAG GTTGCCGAGGCTTTGATAAAAAAAGTTTTAGCTCCGCCATCTCAAAAGACAAAGCTAATTGAGGCAAAAGAG AATGAGGTTGACGGGAGAGCTTACTACACTTTTGAGTTCACAGCTCAGGCTCCAAATTTCACCAGACATGCACTTGGTGCAATCGCCATTGCAAATG GCAAATTTTACACATTGACTACTGGAGCAAACGAGAGGAGATGGGACAAAATGAAGGATAGGCTGCATACAGTTGTTGATTCCTTCAGAATTGAAAATAGAATATGA
- the LOC133917051 gene encoding psbP-like protein 1, chloroplastic isoform X2, which yields MATAVPAASLPLPRRASSPAAARRPGTPSLRKRHCAARPVAAACSPPRQHNNEEEGSGRRQVLVAGAAAGAAFLSRPNPAASEAKKGFTPVTDKKVGYSFLYPFGWQEVAVQGQDKVYKDVIEPLESVSINTISTSKQDIRELGPPDKVAEALIKKVLAPPSQKTKLIEAKENEVDGRAYYTFEFTAQAPNFTRHALGAIAIANGKFYTLTTGANERRWDKMKDRLHTVVDSFRIENRI from the exons ATGGCCACGGCCGTgcccgccgcctccctcccgcTTCCTCGGCGGgcctcctcccccgccgccgcacgcCGTCCCGGGACCCCATCGCTCCGCAAGCGGCATTGCGCCGCCAGGCCTGTCGCCGCCGCCTGCAGCCCTCCGCGGCAGCACAACAACG AGGAGGAGGGCTCCGGGCGGCGGCAGGTGCTTGTGGCAGGGGCCGCCGCGGGTGCCGCGTTTCTGTCTCGTCCTAATCCGGCAGCAT CAGAGGCTAAGAAAGGGTTCACGCCTGTCACCGACAAGAAGGTCGGCTACTCCTTCCTCTACCCGTTCGGATGGCAG GAAGTGGCCGTGCAAGGGCAAGATAAGGTGTACAAAGATGTGATAGAGCCTCTGGAGAGTGTGAGCATCAACACTATTTCCACCAGCAAGCAGGATATCCGTGAGCTGGGTCCTCCGGATAAG GTTGCCGAGGCTTTGATAAAAAAAGTTTTAGCTCCGCCATCTCAAAAGACAAAGCTAATTGAGGCAAAAGAG AATGAGGTTGACGGGAGAGCTTACTACACTTTTGAGTTCACAGCTCAGGCTCCAAATTTCACCAGACATGCACTTGGTGCAATCGCCATTGCAAATG GCAAATTTTACACATTGACTACTGGAGCAAACGAGAGGAGATGGGACAAAATGAAGGATAGGCTGCATACAGTTGTTGATTCCTTCAGAATTGAAAATAGAATATGA
- the LOC133917052 gene encoding large ribosomal subunit protein uL11c-like has translation MNTAMATTSLSLQGCPSQAPTKKFSSPFLGAPASFLRPLAPVPTAGSSRRTLAVRAMAPPKPGGKPKKVVGLIKLALEAGKATPAPPVGPALGAKGVNIMAFCKEYNAKTAEKAGYIIPVEITVFDDKSFTFILKTPPASVLLLKAAGIEKGSKEPQREKVGKVTADQVRTIAQEKLPDLNCKSIDSAMRIIAGTAANMGIDVDPPILEKKEKILL, from the exons ATGAACACAGCCATGGCCACCACTTCCTTATCCCTCCAAGGTTGCCCTTCCCAGGCCCCCACCAAGAAGTTCTCCTCCCCTTTCCTCGGTGCACCCGCCTCCTTCCTCCGGCCGCTGGCGCCCGTGCCCACCGCCGGCTCCTCGCGGCGGACTCTCGCCGTCAGGGCCATGGCGCCGCCCAAGCCGGGAGGCAAGCCCAAGAAAG TGGTGGGCCTGATAAAGCTGGCCCTGGAGGCCGGGAAGgcgacgccggcgccgccggtAGGCCCGGCGCTTGGTGCCAAGGGTGTGAACATCATGGCGTTCTGCAAGGAGTACAATGCCAAGACGGCCGAGAAGGCTGGCTACATCATCCCCGTCGAGATCACCGTGTTTGAT GATAAAAGCTTTACCTTCATCTTGAAGACCCCACCGGCTTCAGTCCTGCTCCTCAAGGCTGCAG GTATCGAAAAAGGTTCAAAAGAGCCACAGCGGGAAAAGGTTGGAAAAGTAACAGCAGATCAAGTACGTACAATAGCTCAAGAGAAGTTGCCAGACTTGAACTGCAAGAGCATTGACTCTGCCATGAGGATCATCGCTGGCACTGCCGCTAACATGGGTATCGATGTTGATCCTCCAATCCttgagaagaaggaaaaaatccTCCTGTAG